In a genomic window of Bombina bombina isolate aBomBom1 chromosome 8, aBomBom1.pri, whole genome shotgun sequence:
- the LOC128638534 gene encoding LOW QUALITY PROTEIN: multivesicular body subunit 12B-like (The sequence of the model RefSeq protein was modified relative to this genomic sequence to represent the inferred CDS: inserted 3 bases in 2 codons), translated as MPEVRDLSESLPDISMDPITGVGVVASRNRAPAGYDVVSQTTDGLDADLWKDSLFKSKVTRYLCFTRVFSRENSHLGNVLVDMKLIDIKDTLPVGFIPIQETVDTQEVAFRKKRLCIKFIPRDSTESAICDIRVLSRSKQAPPQYTFIGELNSMGIWYRMGRVPRAPESPELSSPSSPSAVVTSASVPNLPRHISLTLPATFRGRNNTRPDFENXHSNLYAISAMDGVPFMISEKFACASEAMQQVDLLGITIKSLAEIEKEYDYSFRTEXAAARLPPSPARCQQMPPP; from the exons ATGCCTGAGGTAAGGGATCTCTCGGAATCTTTACCGGACATATCTATGGATCCCATCACAGGGGTCGGAGTGGTGGCATCACGCAACCGAGCTCCTGCAGGCTACGATGTGGTTTCACAGACCACTGATGGCCTGGATGCAGACTTGTGGAAAGACAGCTTGTTTAAGTCCAAGGTTACAAGATACCTCTGTTTCACCAGGGTGTTTTCCCGGGAAAATAGCCATTTAGGTAACGTTCTTGTTGACATGAAACTGATCGATATTAAAGACACTTTGCCAGTCGGGTTTATTCCAATTCAAGAAACTGTGGACACACAGGAAGTTGCATTCAGAAAAAAGCGCTTGTGTATAAAGTTTATCCCTCGAGATTCAACCGAATCGGCCATTTGTGACATCCGTGTGTTGAGTCGTTCGAAACAGGCCCCACCTCAGTACACATTCATAGGAGAATTGAACAGCATGGGCATCTGGTACAGAATGGGAAGAGTCCCTCGGGCCCCGGAGTCTCCAGAGCTCTCCTCTCCATCCTCTCCGTCTGCTGTGGTCACCTCGGCATCTGTTCCTAACCTTCCAAGACATATCTCGCTGACACTACCTGCCACGTTCCGTGGGAGAAATAATACGAGACCTGACTTCGAGA AACACTCCAACTTGTACGCCATTTCAGCAATGGACGGTGTACCTTTCATGATATCAGAAAAGTTTGCATGCGCTTCTGAAGCGATGCAGCAGGTTGATCTCTTGGGAATCACAATAAAGTCACTGGCAGAAATAGAGAAGGAGTATGATTACAGCTTCAGAACAGA CGCTGCAGCACGTTTGCCTCCCAGCCCTGCCCGCTGCCAGCAGATGCCCCCGCCGTGA